In Gammaproteobacteria bacterium, a single window of DNA contains:
- a CDS encoding pyridoxal phosphate-dependent aminotransferase, with the protein MVARAITREIKKLSISRLSDRVQRIKPSPTLAVTNRARELRAAGKDVIGLGAGEPDFDTPEHIKTAAIKAIQDGFTKYTAVDGTPQLKQAIINKFKRDNGLDFAADQVLVSAGGKHSFFNLAQALLNEGDEVIIPAPYWVSYPDMVLLADAAPVIIEAGIEQHFKITPAQLESAITAKTRLFVINSPSNPTGVAYTRAELVALGDVLRKHPDIVIATDDMYEHILWTDEPFSNIVTVCPDLLDRTIVLNGVSKAYSMTGWRIGYAAGPKPLMAAMKKIQSQSTSNPTSIAQVAAEAALNGDQGCIAPMLKAFKERHDHVVARLNALDGVHCLPADGTFYAFPDFRKVIAANPNVNSDVELAEYILNEAGVALVPGSAFGAEGYLRLSFATSMENLDAALDRIADLLGR; encoded by the coding sequence ATGGTGGCCCGGGCAATCACACGCGAGATCAAAAAGTTGAGCATCAGTCGTTTATCAGATCGCGTCCAGCGCATCAAACCATCGCCCACCCTGGCTGTTACCAATCGTGCACGTGAACTGCGCGCCGCCGGCAAGGATGTTATCGGCCTTGGCGCCGGTGAGCCGGACTTTGACACCCCGGAACACATCAAAACCGCTGCCATCAAGGCTATCCAGGACGGCTTTACCAAGTACACGGCGGTAGATGGCACGCCTCAGCTGAAGCAGGCGATTATCAACAAGTTCAAGCGTGATAACGGCCTCGACTTTGCTGCTGACCAGGTCCTGGTATCCGCCGGTGGCAAGCACAGTTTTTTCAATCTGGCCCAGGCGCTGTTAAATGAAGGTGACGAAGTTATTATTCCCGCGCCCTACTGGGTCTCCTACCCGGATATGGTACTGCTGGCCGATGCGGCGCCGGTGATCATTGAGGCCGGTATTGAGCAGCATTTTAAAATTACGCCTGCACAGCTGGAATCAGCCATTACGGCAAAAACCCGGCTGTTCGTGATCAACAGCCCATCCAATCCCACGGGTGTCGCTTATACACGCGCAGAACTGGTCGCCCTCGGCGATGTCCTGCGCAAGCACCCGGACATCGTCATCGCTACTGATGACATGTATGAGCACATACTCTGGACCGATGAGCCTTTCAGCAACATCGTCACTGTATGCCCGGACCTGCTGGACCGTACCATCGTCCTTAATGGCGTCTCCAAGGCCTACTCCATGACTGGCTGGCGCATCGGTTACGCGGCCGGTCCCAAGCCGCTCATGGCGGCCATGAAAAAAATCCAGTCGCAGAGCACGTCCAATCCGACATCAATCGCGCAGGTCGCGGCCGAGGCGGCGTTGAACGGCGACCAGGGTTGCATCGCGCCCATGCTTAAGGCGTTTAAAGAGCGCCATGACCACGTTGTCGCCCGGCTGAACGCGCTGGACGGCGTACACTGCCTGCCGGCTGATGGCACTTTTTACGCTTTCCCGGATTTCCGCAAGGTCATTGCCGCCAACCCCAACGTCAACAGCGATGTCGAGCTGGCCGAATACATTCTGAACGAGGCCGGTGTTGCCCTGGTGCCCGGTTCCGCGTTTGGCGCCGAAGGCTACCTCCGGTTGTCCTTTGCCACCAGCATGGAAAACCTGGACGCTGCACTGGACCGCATAGCCGACCTGCTCGGTCGCTAA
- a CDS encoding tyrosine-type recombinase/integrase translates to MSTLVDEYLSWMEFNNGRSVATCDKYGRYLNQLAAALKVKGKTLRMANLEDLLQFAGIDAFERKMAASTRRTMVAAIRGFYEWLYKRREISTNPAAAMPYPKAGKKLPIAMSLSALEQILRQPDLETFIGVRDLTIMMIMAGCGPRVSGVVGLNQSDLISYSDQAGQHLVIRFREKGKKERLVPAPHETRLILHAYLNHPELDGIDRSLPNGDQVLFVSTRNRLTAAHEYHGEARRLSQRSAQDRIQHYGEAAGIPKDQMHPHALRHLFGAELAEEDVGIDLRQVLLGHEDPKTSVIYSHIAHRKLRAIIDAANPLGKINTPTTALLEALK, encoded by the coding sequence ATGAGCACATTGGTTGACGAATATTTGAGCTGGATGGAATTCAATAACGGCCGCAGTGTGGCGACGTGCGATAAATATGGCCGGTATCTGAACCAGCTCGCCGCTGCTTTAAAAGTGAAAGGCAAAACCCTGCGCATGGCCAATCTGGAGGATCTGCTGCAGTTTGCCGGCATCGATGCTTTCGAACGCAAGATGGCAGCGAGCACCAGGCGCACCATGGTTGCCGCGATCCGTGGTTTTTATGAATGGCTGTATAAGCGCCGCGAGATATCGACCAACCCGGCCGCGGCGATGCCATACCCGAAGGCCGGAAAAAAGCTACCAATCGCGATGAGTTTGTCAGCCCTTGAGCAGATCCTGCGCCAGCCTGACCTGGAAACGTTTATTGGTGTACGAGATCTCACCATCATGATGATCATGGCCGGCTGCGGCCCACGTGTCAGTGGTGTGGTCGGCCTCAATCAGTCGGATCTGATCAGCTACTCAGACCAGGCCGGCCAGCACCTGGTGATCAGATTCAGAGAGAAGGGTAAAAAGGAGCGCCTGGTACCGGCACCGCATGAGACCAGGTTAATACTGCATGCATACCTCAATCACCCTGAGCTTGATGGCATTGATCGATCACTGCCCAATGGTGACCAGGTGCTGTTTGTCAGCACCAGGAACAGGCTGACAGCTGCGCACGAATATCATGGAGAAGCGCGCCGGCTGTCACAGCGCAGCGCCCAGGACAGGATCCAGCACTACGGTGAGGCTGCCGGCATACCGAAAGATCAGATGCACCCGCATGCCCTGCGCCACTTGTTTGGTGCTGAGCTGGCCGAGGAGGATGTGGGTATTGATCTGCGCCAGGTGCTGCTCGGTCACGAGGATCCCAAGACCTCGGTGATATACAGCCACATCGCCCACCGTAAGCTCCGCGCCATCATCGACGCAGCCAATCCACTAGGAAAGATCAACACGCCCACCACTGCACTGCTGGAGGCTCTGAAATGA
- a CDS encoding GspH/FimT family pseudopilin translates to MHGVCQTRQWRRMFVGTSKFRTRKPCHIGFSTIELLVTLAVLSVILASGSAGFSRLLRNQKLSILTNDVITSLRLARSAAITRNAPVSLCQSASGSECERAAQWEYGWVTFVDTNGNKLADPGEDIIQRHEPLAPGLRLRWRASGHSNYYVSYLPVGKSNKAGSFWLCDFSGADLLGRRIVMANTGTIRVEDASEAEILTNCP, encoded by the coding sequence ATGCATGGAGTCTGTCAGACCCGCCAATGGCGGCGCATGTTTGTTGGTACGTCAAAATTTCGCACCAGGAAACCCTGTCACATCGGATTTAGCACGATTGAATTGCTGGTCACGCTCGCCGTTCTCAGTGTGATACTCGCCTCGGGGAGTGCCGGGTTCTCCCGTCTGCTGCGAAATCAAAAGCTGAGCATCTTGACCAACGACGTCATTACTTCGCTGCGTTTGGCCAGGTCTGCTGCCATTACGCGCAATGCGCCCGTCAGTCTCTGTCAGAGCGCCTCAGGGAGTGAATGCGAAAGAGCTGCGCAATGGGAGTACGGCTGGGTCACCTTTGTCGATACCAACGGCAACAAGCTGGCTGATCCTGGAGAAGACATCATCCAGCGACATGAGCCACTGGCACCCGGGTTACGCTTGCGCTGGCGAGCCTCGGGACACAGCAACTACTATGTAAGCTACCTGCCCGTCGGCAAAAGCAACAAGGCCGGCAGCTTCTGGCTGTGCGATTTTTCCGGGGCGGATCTCCTTGGCCGACGAATTGTAATGGCCAATACCGGAACAATCCGGGTCGAAGACGCGTCGGAAGCCGAGATCCTGACCAATTGCCCGTAA